The Anabaena sp. PCC 7108 region ATTTTGCTGAAGAAGTTGAGCAAAAATATCCTCTAGATGCACATACTTTGAAGATATTAAAAGATTATCAGCAAGATGTTTTAGGTTTGAGAGATGAGGATGTAGAATCAATTGAGTTAGAAATTACATCTGTTAAAGAAGCAGAGTATCAAAAACAGCTTCAGATACAAAAGCAGCGAGAAGTGGAAGCATTGCAACGCCAACGAGAGGCACAAGCAGCCGAGCAATTACGTTTGCAGCAAGAAGCAGAAGTGTTGCAACGTCAACGAGATGCGAAAGCAGCAAAGCAATTACGTTTGCAGGAAAAAGCAGAAGTGTTGCAACAGCTTAGATATATTAGATATAAAACGGGCATGGGATGTTCAGAGGGATTTCAAGAGGCGAAGAGGAGTCTAAAGCGAACAAACCGCCAGCGCAAAAATTGAGATTCCTAAATTGTGGATTCTCACCGGCACAGCCTCAAGAAACATCATCTCAGGATTTAGCGGTACAACAAAACCAGATTCCTTACCCGGAATATACCATTTACCAAAATCATTACACACCGCAACTTTGGCTAAAATTGTATAACGTAACTCCGCCCAACCCAAAAAATGACTCGCTTTATACATGACCAATTCGCAAAAGATTATTTAGAAGAATTACTCAAACCATTCGGAGAAGTGCAAGCAGCCAGTCAAGTAGCTGGAGAAATCCGAGAAATAGACGTATTATTTACACCATTTCCCAATCAAACAACCAACGTAGAACTATTAGGATTATTAGGAAAATTAGCCACAACACCAGCTATTTTTGAGCCATTTCGTAACCCAGCATCAACAGAAGAAATCTGTGATTGTCTGCTAAAATCATTAGAAGTCAGAGGTGCATTACGAAGAGCAGCCAAGCGCGAACAAACCAGCAAAACAAAAATAGAGATACCCAAATTATGGATTCTCACCCCCACAGCCTCAAGAAACATCATCTCAGGATTTAGCGGCACAACAGAACCAGATTCCTTACCCGGAATATACCATTTACCAAAATCATTACACACCGCAATTGTCGTCATTCATCAACTACCACAAACTCAAGAAACACTGTGGTTAAGACTTTTAGGTAGAGGCACAGTCCAAAAACGAGCAATTGATGAATTAGCTGCGTTACCATTAAATCAACCTTACGTCAAAATCACCTTAGAACTACTCTATAACCTCCAGAAAAATTTAAAACTCAATCAAAGTTCACAAACAGAAGATCAGGAGTTGATTATGCGATTAGCACCACTTTACCAACAAGACCGAGAACTAGCTAAACAAGAAGGAGAACAACGTCTAATTATCCGTCAATTAAATCGCCGAGTTGGTGAAATCGATTCATCATTAATTCAAAAAGTTCAAGAATTATCTGTTGAAAAACTAGAAGAATTAGGAGAAGCTTTATTAGATTTTAAATCAGTTACAGATTTAGAAACTTGGCTGGTAGATAATTCAATTAATTAGCTGCAAATTACTAATTTTTCTGTACTATCAACAATAGCGATAGCTCTGCCAATTGTATCCTAATTTTCGCTAATTTCTTGAGTGTTGCTGAGGGTGCAGGATGCGATCGCTATGTAGTTGATTTAATTATTTCATTTTCACGGATAATGTGATTATTTTGTTTGAATCAGGATTTATGGATGTGATAGTACCGTAGGTTGGATTAAGCAAAGCTCAACCCCGTCTACTGCTTTATAAATAATTTTCATCTAACAATTGTTCAAGAGTATAGGGACATTCTTCAGGAAAATCAACTTGAAAATTAGTTTTAATTTTAACTTGTTTTAAAGCTTTTTTATAAATATTATTGATTTCCTGTTGAAGATAATTACATAAATTTTTGGTTAGTCTCCCTTCAATTTGATCCCGAAACGTTACCACTTCTGATCGCCAGTGATAAACATTATTTTCATATTCGACTGTCCAATACTGTAACAATAATAAATGTTTAATAATTTGCATTAATAAACTACTAACAGCATTTTTCTTTTCACTACCCAAATCTTCTAACTCCTCAATTAAATTTTCTAAATCTAATTCATTAAATCTTTTTTGCTTCAAAAGATTAATATTTTCTGATAACCATTGTTGATCATCAATCTCATAAAGTTGTTTTAAATTAGTTGCTGATGTCATACATTTTACCTCTAGCAAGTTTAATTATATCACTTAAATTTTACCAAAAAATTTGGAGAAGTTTTGTTAGATTTTACTTGAGTTACAAATTTAGAAACTTGGCTGAGACATAATTCAATAAATTAGCTGCAAATTACTAATTTTTCTGGACTATCAACAATAGCGATAGCTCTGCCAATTGTATCTTAATTTTCGCTAATTTCTTGAGTGTTGCTTGGGGTGGAGGATGCGATCGCTATGTAGTTGATTTAATTATTTCATTTTCACTCTTATGTCTGATATCTATAATTATGCCACAATAGCGAAACTAGGAAAAAACATTAGGAGTTTTTAGTTGTGGAGTCCCCCCAAAAACCGTCATACCAACCAGCCACAATTGAGGAAAAATGGCAAAAAACATGGTTAGAACTCGGCTTAGATAAAACATCTCAAAATCAAAACAAGCCAAAATTCTACGCGCTTTCCATGTTCCCTTACCCATCTGGTAGCTTACACATGGGTCACGTCCGTAACTACACAATCACAGACGTAATTGCCCGCCTCAAAAGAATGCAAGGGTATCGGGTATTACATCCAATGGGTTGGGATGCTTTCGGACTACCCGCAGAAAACGCCGCCATTGATAGAGGTGTACCCCCTGCAAAATGGACATATCAAAATATTGCCCAAATGCGGCAACAATTACAACGTCTGGGTTTATCCTTAGATTGGGAATGCGAAGTTGCTACCTGTTCTCCTGATTATTATAAATGGACACAGTGGATTTTTCTGCAATTTTTACAAGCTGGTTTAGCGTACCAAAGAGAAGCCGCAGTTAATTGGGACCCTATCGACCAAACCGTATTAGCAAACGAACAAGTTGATGACGAAGGACGGTCTTGGCGTAGTGGTGCAATAGTAGAACGTAAGTTATTGCGACAATGGTTTTTCAAGATTACCGACTACGCCGAAGAATTATTAAATGACTTAGATAAACTCACCGGTTGGCCAGAACGAGTTAAATTAATGCAAGCCAACTGGATAGGAAAATCCACAGGTGCATATTTAGAATTTCCTATTGTTGGTGCAGATGAAAAAATCGGCGTTTATACCACTCGTCCTGATACCATTTATGGTGTGAGCTACGTCGTATTAGCCCCAGAACACCCCTTAACTCAAGTTGTTACCACGTCAGAACAAAAAGCAGCCGTAGAAGCCTTTATTAAGGAAGTTAGCAACCAAAGCGAGTTAGAACGAACTGCGGAAGATAAACCAAAACGCGGTATTCCTACAGGTGGAAAAGTCGTGAATCCCTTCACTGGGGAAGAAGTACCCGTATGGATTGCAGATTATGTTCTCTATGAATATGGTACAGGTGCGGTGATGGGTGTACCAGCCCATGATGTGCGAGATTTCAAGTTTGCCAAAGAACAAAATTTAGCAATTAAAGTTGTAATTGTCCCGGAAATTGGTGCAGAAGAAACTTTAAAATCAGCCTATACAGAAGCGGGAATTTTAGTTAATTCCGGTGACTTCAATGGCATGAATTCTGTAGATGCGAAAAAAGCCATTATCGAATTTGCAGAAAAACAAAATTTTGGTAAATTAAGAATACAATATCGCCTCAGAGATTGGTTGATTTCTCGACAACGTTATTGGGGCGCACCTATCCCTGTAATTCATTGTCCTAATTGTGGAATTGTACCTGTACCTGACAAAGATTTACCTGTACAATTACCAGAAGAAATTGAATTAAGTGGACGTGGTGGTTCACCTTTAGCACAATTAGAAAGTTGGGTAAATGTACCTTGTCCAACCTGCGGTACTCCAGCAAAAAGAGAAACCGACACAATGGATACTTTTATTGATTCTTCTTGGTATTACTTGCGGTTTACTGATGCTAAAAATGAAAATCAGGTTTTCGATTTTAATAAAGTAAATGATTGGATGCCAGTAGATCAATATGTGGGGGGAATTGAACACGCAATTTTACATTTATTGTATTCGCGTTTCTTCACCAAAGTATTGAGAGATAGAGGTTTATTTAACTTTGATGAACCATTTCAACGTCTATTAACTCAGGGAATGGTACAGGGTTTAACTTACATGAACCCAAATAAAGGTGGTAAGGATAAATGGATTCCTTCTAATTTAGTTGATGCTAATAATCCTGTAGATCCGCAAACTGGAGAACCTTTACAACGTCTTTATGCTACCATGTCCAAATCAAAAGGAAATGGTGTTGCACCGGAAGATGTGATTAATAAATATGGCATAGATACGGCGCGGATGTTCATTTTATTTAAAGCACCTCCAGAAAAAGATTTAGAATGGGATGAGGCTGATGTTGAGGGACAATTTCGCTTTTTAAATCGGGTTTGGCGGTTGGTGACAGATTACGCTG contains the following coding sequences:
- a CDS encoding DUF4351 domain-containing protein, translated to MTRFIHDQFAKDYLEELLKPFGEVQAASQVAGEIREIDVLFTPFPNQTTNVELLGLLGKLATTPAIFEPFRNPASTEEICDCLLKSLEVRGALRRAAKREQTSKTKIEIPKLWILTPTASRNIISGFSGTTEPDSLPGIYHLPKSLHTAIVVIHQLPQTQETLWLRLLGRGTVQKRAIDELAALPLNQPYVKITLELLYNLQKNLKLNQSSQTEDQELIMRLAPLYQQDRELAKQEGEQRLIIRQLNRRVGEIDSSLIQKVQELSVEKLEELGEALLDFKSVTDLETWLVDNSIN
- a CDS encoding DUF29 domain-containing protein yields the protein MTSATNLKQLYEIDDQQWLSENINLLKQKRFNELDLENLIEELEDLGSEKKNAVSSLLMQIIKHLLLLQYWTVEYENNVYHWRSEVVTFRDQIEGRLTKNLCNYLQQEINNIYKKALKQVKIKTNFQVDFPEECPYTLEQLLDENYL
- the leuS gene encoding leucine--tRNA ligase, which gives rise to MESPQKPSYQPATIEEKWQKTWLELGLDKTSQNQNKPKFYALSMFPYPSGSLHMGHVRNYTITDVIARLKRMQGYRVLHPMGWDAFGLPAENAAIDRGVPPAKWTYQNIAQMRQQLQRLGLSLDWECEVATCSPDYYKWTQWIFLQFLQAGLAYQREAAVNWDPIDQTVLANEQVDDEGRSWRSGAIVERKLLRQWFFKITDYAEELLNDLDKLTGWPERVKLMQANWIGKSTGAYLEFPIVGADEKIGVYTTRPDTIYGVSYVVLAPEHPLTQVVTTSEQKAAVEAFIKEVSNQSELERTAEDKPKRGIPTGGKVVNPFTGEEVPVWIADYVLYEYGTGAVMGVPAHDVRDFKFAKEQNLAIKVVIVPEIGAEETLKSAYTEAGILVNSGDFNGMNSVDAKKAIIEFAEKQNFGKLRIQYRLRDWLISRQRYWGAPIPVIHCPNCGIVPVPDKDLPVQLPEEIELSGRGGSPLAQLESWVNVPCPTCGTPAKRETDTMDTFIDSSWYYLRFTDAKNENQVFDFNKVNDWMPVDQYVGGIEHAILHLLYSRFFTKVLRDRGLFNFDEPFQRLLTQGMVQGLTYMNPNKGGKDKWIPSNLVDANNPVDPQTGEPLQRLYATMSKSKGNGVAPEDVINKYGIDTARMFILFKAPPEKDLEWDEADVEGQFRFLNRVWRLVTDYAAAGVCKQKAEVDKLNKAEKDLRRAIHLAIQAITEDVEDEYQFNTAISELMKLSNAMNDADCHNSPIYAEGILTLVIMLAPFAPHIADELWHLLGNKGTVHTQVWPSFDPAALIADEITLVIQIMGKTRGSIQVPSQLDKAGLEKYARESEVAQRYIEGKEIKKVIVVPGKLVNFVLG